The Thermococcus peptonophilus genomic sequence TGAACATCGGGAAGGCCTTCCTTACCCTGTGGCCGGCCGGAAGCTCTGTGAACTCCCACTTTTTGACTTCCTCCAAGTTTAGGAGGTGCCATATCTTCTCGCTGGCATCTGGCAGGAACGGCTCAAGGAGTATTCCAAGGGCCTTGACTATCTGGAGCGAGACGTTGACGGTCGTTGCCGTCCTCTCTCGGTTCTCCTTAGCGGTCTTCCACGGCTTCTGATGGTCGAAGTAGCGGTTTCCAAAAATGGCCAGCTCCATAACGCGTTTGAGTGCATCCTTGAAGCGGTAGTTCGAGATGAGCTCCCCAACCTCGTTAAAGGCCTTCTCTATCTCCTCAAAGGCCTGCCTGTCGAGATCGTTCAGATCACCCCTTTCGGGAACGACACCATCAAAGTATCTGTTAACGAAGGTCATAGCCCTGTGAACGAAGTTTCCAAGGTTGTTTACAAGCTCTTCGTTGATCTTCTTCTTGAAGTCCTCGAAGGAGAAGTCTGAATCACGGGTCTCTGGCATTATGGCGGTGAGGTAGTACCTCAGGTAGTCAGCCGGCCAGACGTCGAGGAACTCGTGAACCCATATCGCCCAGTTCCTGCTCGTTGAGAACTTCTTGCCCTCAAGGTTTAGGTACTCGTTGGCTGGAATGTCATAGGGTAAATTCCACTTGGCCTCAACTTCGTCGTCCTTATACTTACCGTAGGCCATCAGAAAGGCCGGCCAGAAGATCGCGTGGAAGGGGATGTTGTCCTTGCCGATGAAGTGAATAACCCTCGTCTGGCCGTCCAGGTTGAGCCAGAACTTTTTCCACTCGTTCTCCTTACCCTCTCTCTTCAGGTGCTCGACGGTTATGCTGATGTAGCCTATGGGAGCCTCGAACCAGACGTAGAGGACTTTGCCTTTAACGTCCTCGTCGTCGAGTGGAACGGGAATTCCCCAGTCGAGGTCGCGCGTTATAGCCCTGTCCTCAAGTCCCTCATTTATCCAGCCGAGGACGGTGTTCCTTACGTTCGGCTTCCAGTGCTCTTGGCTTTCAACCCACTTCCTGAGCCTCTCCTCGAAGTTCTTCATCCTGATGTAGTAGTGGGCAGAGTCCTTGAAGGTGATGGGGTTGCCGCAGATGTTGCAGCGTGGGTTGATGAGGATTTCGGGCGTTAGCGGGTGTCCGCAGACCTCACACTGGTCGCCGCGCTGGTTCTCGGCTCCGCAGTAAGGGCACGTTCCGATGACGTATCTATCGGGAAGGAACATCTTGTCGTGCTCGCAGTAGGCCTGCTTGCTGACCTTCTTGACGAGGTGACCGTTCTCAAGGGCCTTGAGGAAGAACTCCTGGCTTATGCGGTAGTGGACGGGCAGTTCGGTTCTTCCAAAGAAGTCGAAGCTTATCTTTGCTCTCTCAAACGTTGTCTTTATGTGCTCGTGGAACTCGTCGACGATTTCTCTGGGACTTCTGCCCTCCTTGAGCGCGCGGAAGGTTATTGGGGTCCCGTGCTCGTCCGTTCCGCAGATGAAGAGAACTTCCTCGCCCTTTAGGCGGAGATAGCGTACGAATATGTCTGCTGGCAAATAAGCCCCAGCCAGATGTCCTGCGTGAATGGGCCCGTTAGCGTAAGGTAGCGCTGATGTGACCATGTACCTGACCATTTTAACCACCTCTCCGCGGTTGATTCCGCACCTTATAAGGACTTCGCGTTAAAAGAATTACGGTGGGTTATTAATATTCGCTATTAACATGCATATTTGTGCATATCGAGTGTTGAACGCTGCTACTGGGGATGTGATTACCTTCAGCTGAAAAATTAAAGTAATGCCGAAAAGTTCTTATAATGGGCTATCTAAACACTTAAATGGGAACGCGCAATGATAACTGCCAGAATCTCTACAGGGATACCGGGTCTGGATATAATGCTCAATGGGGGATTAATTCCTGGCAGAACCTATCTAGTAAAGGGCGCTCCTGGAACCGGCAAGACCACCCTTGCGATGCACTTTGCTATGGCCGGAGTCTCCAACGGGGAAAGTGTTCTTTACATAACCCTAGAGGAGCCTGGGGAGAACATAAAGCAGGACTTCAGCAGAATGGGATTTGATGTGTATAATGATAACTTCACGTTGATAGATGCTACCCCCACTACCGAGCACTACGTCCTCGTTGAGGACTTCTTTGAATCCTTTGCAAAGAACCTCAACAAGCTCACGGATGCCATTAAAGAGCAGTTCAAAACGAGGCGCTATTCCAGGGTTGTAGTTGATCCTATAACCATGCTGAAGTTTGCGACTTCGGATGAACTTGAGTATAGAAAGGCTTTCCTCACCTTTGTTAAAACCATGATGAGGCTTAAGACTACTGTAATAATAACCGCAGAGAGTAAGCAGGCGGACATTGAGGAGTACCTTGTTAATGGAGTAATAGAGCTTGAAATCTTCCAGAAGGAAGGACGGCTTGAACGGGCTCTCAAAATAACCAAGTTCAGGGGAAGCGGTTTTGATAACGTTATACGCCCATACGAAATAACCGAGAGGGGGATGGTTGTTTACCCAGATAAGTCAGTAGTCTGAGGGATTTACATGCTCCCCCCTAAAATAAGGTCTCTTCTTGAAGACATGCGGGTTGAGCGGATTCGGGGCGCCAGCTGGATGGCGCAGAAAGGGGCAGAAGCGTATCTTCTCCTGGCCGATCTGCTTGAAGGGAACGAGCTGAAGAACGCCCTCCAAGAAATGAGGGAGGAACTTCCCAAGGTTAACCCAACGATGGCGTCTCTGTACAACCTTGTCCGGTTTATCCCGGTAACTGATGATCCATATCTCCTGAAATCCCGGGCTGAGGAGTTTCTGAAGCTTATACACGAGGCAAAAAAGGAGATTGGCAACATTGGAAGTGAGCTGATTGACAACGGGGACGTTGTGATAACCCACTCCTTCTCCTCCGCGGTTCTCGAAGTATTCGCCTCCGCGAAGATGAAGGGACGGTCTTTCAGGGTTATTCTCACCGAAAGTGCCCCGGATTTCGAGGGGCTGGCGCTTGCGAACGAGCTTTCAGCCCTTGGCATCAGCTATGAGGTGATAACCGACGCTCAAGTCGGGTTGTTTTCGAAGGAGGCAACACTGGCGCTGGTTGGTGCCGACAACGTGACGCGTGACGGTGCGGTCATAAACAAAGCTGGTACCTATCCCCTAGCTCTGGCCTGCTATGACAACAGTGTCCCATTCTATGTCGCGGCAGAAAGCTTCAAGTTCCACCCAGAGCTAAATAGTGGGGACGTGGAATTAGTAGAAAGGCCCTATGCTAGAAATGGTCACAGGGTCAGAAACATCCTTTTTGACGTTACCCCCTGGAAGTACATCAGGGGAATCATAACAGAACTCGGAATTCTCGTTCCGCCAAAGGAAATATGAAGAAGAAAGAAAAGCTTCAAATCTCTCCAGCGAGCCAGAGGAGAGCACCTTTTATGAACGGCCATGTGCTCTCGATGTACCTTCCGCCGTAGCTGTCGCTGAAGCCCTTACTAGAACCGTATGCCACAATCCTGCCCTTTCCGACTTCGACTGCAGCTGCTACAATCGGCTGGCTGCCTTTCTCGTGCACAACGTTTCCGTCAGCATCAACGGCATATGACGTTTCAAAGGCCCTAATGACCCATACGGCGTCTCCTGATACCCTCAGAGTGTTTCCATTGTAGTACATCTCATGTCCATCTGGGATGAACTTTGTGATTGGAATGTTTCTGTTGTACACACCGACGTATGGGTAGTAAGGCCTGCCGCTGTTGTGATCGTCGTCCATGAGCTCTGTAATCTCAAAGGTAATGCCGTAGCCCTCGAGGAGCTTGTTGAGGCTCGGGTTTACATACTTGTACCAGTCGCCAGCGACTATCAGCCCACCGCCTTCCTCGACGTATTCTCTCAGGGCTGAAATCTCTTCGTCGGTTAGATCGTTCGCTGGATTGAGTATAACGACGACATCGTAGTCCTTTATCCTGTCGTAGGTGAGCGGCTCGTAGCTGATCTCGACGTCCCAGTTAAGCTCACTCTTTATTTTGTCTATCAGGCTGTTGACACCAACCTTGTTAACGTAGTACTGGTTGTGGGAGGCATCGATGAGGACGGAAGGTATGCTTATTGTTATGTTAGTCGTTACGTTGGTTGAAGGAGCTGGGGTGGTCTGGTTAACCGGCACTTCAGTCTGGTTGGTTGCTGTTTCATTTTCGGGAGCTGGTGATGGAGCCGGTTGGGCCATTTCTTCCTCGATCTTCTCCAATGCTGCCTCTAGTGTTGGGAGGATTTCGAGAATCTGCTCTTTGACTTCCCATCCGAGGAAGAGGGCCTTCCTTATGTGGATCATTGGTGAGAGATAGAATCCTGAAGTTCCAGCCGATGATAGGAACGTGTTGTATAGGGTGTATTCCTCGTTCACTATCTCGTAGTTCTCGTTTATCTGCTCTATTTTCTTTGCAAGCTTCGGATCGAAGTTTACTCCATAGTCCCTGAGCTTCGTGACGACTTCTGTGAAGTTAGCATATAGTCCGTTAAGGTCAGAGAGATCCTTCTGGTACTCGTTGGAGTACCTGATGAGGAGACCGAATGCCACTGAATTGGGGTTCGGGTTTACAACAAACTCGTATATCAGGGAGTCCAGCAGGCTGTTTGTGTCGTCGTATAAGTTGACTTCCACCTTCAGGGTTCCGGCCTTTCTGGGGGTATAGTAGAACATGTGGGTGTACTCTTCCTCTGACTGTAGTTCTCTTGTTACGTTGACGACAATCTCGTCGTTCATTTTGACAGTAAGGGTTACGTTGTTTGCTAGAGTGCCGTTGTTGAGTATAGTAACTGAAAATGCCCCGGTTATGCCCTCTGTAAGTGGTGTCGAAGCGTTAAGAGATGCTATCCTGATGGGGGGTACATAAACTTTGTAATCAATTGGGTACACCTCTATCACATTGTACTTGTATCCAATCCCAACAACGTATTCGAGCCTCTTTCCGGGGGTTACGTCCATTATCCCGTAGTAGTCGTAGAGGAGCAGAGAACCGGTGTCGTCGCTTATTATAACAGCTTTCCCATCAAAGTCCTCGACCTTTACCCACTCGAGCTTTACCAGCATGCTCTGGTAGCGGTCGTCCATGTCGTCAGCTTTGATCAGAACCGGTTCTGGAAGCTCCGTCTTGCCGACTACTTTATACGTGGGATCTGTTATCTCGTAGAGGCCCTTCCAGGTGTCCGTTGTTCCATTCACCTGGACAATGTCGCCGACCTCGACGTTAGGGGTGCTTCCAGTGTAAACGTATATGCCGCTGTTGGGTTCTGTGCCGTTCTGGATGAAGAAACCAGTAGTCCTTGTACCAATCACAATGCCGCTGGTGATGACGAACTTTCCATCCACCCAGTTATCCCTTATCTCTTTGATTGGCTGGTACTGTGGCCCTTCGGGAACTTCGTAGATGATTTCAAGATATGGACGTTCGTCTGTGTATTTGCTCTCTTTCGAGTTGTAACTAATGCGTTCGGTTAGTTTGCCCTCAGAGTCAGATATCAGGACAAAACTAACGATCTTGTCACCGTTGAATTCGGATTTAACAAACTCCGTAACATTCCAAACAGACCAGTGATCTCCAGCTGGATCTACAAGGTCTCTATCAAGCCACTGTCCCTCAGGAGGTTTGGTATCCCAGGTTATCGTGCTCTCATTCCAGCTGTCGTCCTGAACCGCGTAAACGCTGATATTAACGTCCTTAGAGTAGGAACCACTGTATGTGTACGCATGCAACGTTGCACTCACGATAACTGCGTTTTCTGGGAGGCCTGATAGATCGAATTTTAGGTAAGCTCTATAATTGGAGTGGTCTTGGTAGTAAGTCCCGACATATAGACCATAATACGAGCCAAAGTTTGAAGTGGGGTCACCGTCTGTAACGTACGCATCGTCCGTAGGGCTGAGCTGTACACTTGTTTGAGCTGCAGTCACTGGTTTAACCGCCCACGCGGGGATTATGCTCAGCAACAACAGAACCATCAGTACCAGTGCAGACCGTTTCACAGGACATCACCTAAGTAACAACGGCATTAGAGTATAAATAAGTTTTTCTCGACTTTTCAGTCAATTTTTGAAACTCTCTGTCCCAGTAAATTCTAAAAGGCTTGGCAGTCTATATTATTTTGGTGTTGAAAATGCCCATAACAACAAAAACCGGGGATAAGGGTCTGACAGGTCTCTTCACCGGTGACCGAGTGGCGAAGTTCTCACCGATCATGGAGGCAAACGGGACGATAGACGAACTTGACAGCTTCATCGGCGAGGCGAAGCACTACGTTCTAGAGGGGATGGTTGAAATTCTTGAGAAAATCCAGATTCAGCTCTACGACCTAATGGCTGAGCTCGCTAGCAAGGGAAAGTATTCTAAGGTCGGAGAGGAGGAGGTGAAGTGGCTTGAAGAACTCATCCACCAGTATGAAGATGAAGTCCAGCTCAAGTCCTTTGTCCTGCCCGGCTCAACAATAGCCAGCGCAAAGCTCGATGTGTGCAGGGCAATAGCGAGGAGGGCCGAGAGGAATGTTGCGAAGCTCGTCCTCGACTATGGCTTCGGCCATAACGCACTCGTATACCTCAACAGGCTCAGCGACCTGCTCTACATAATGGCGAGGGCGATTGAGAAGAGAGAGGGGAAGCTGAAAGAGGTCAAGTAATCTCTTGGCTCCCGTTCCTCTCTTTTCCATCTCCATCTCCCACATCGGCCAGCAGGACATCCTTGTGTCTCACCCAGAAGTAGGCAACGACAATCCCCATTCCAGTCCAGAGGCCGAGGGCAACCTTCCAGGCCGGAAACCTGTCGAGGAGCGGCCCGACCGCCAAGAGGCCGAGCGGACCGGAAGCGTGCATCATAACCGCCATGGCCGAAAACACCCTCCCCCTGAGCTCGCTCGGGACGGCTCTCTGTATCTTGGCGTTTAGCGGGACGTTGAAGAGGGCCTCTATGGCCCCCCAGATGACGTTTATCGTTGCCAGGAAGAGGAATGCCCCCGTTTTATCCAGGGAGGAGAGAGGACTTATCGCCCAGGTGAAGAGGAGTATCATGACCCCGTTCAGGAGGAGGGCGTGGAAGAGGTATCTTCCGGCTTTTCTGCCGAATTTTATACCAACCAGCATGTTCCCGGCGAGGGCCCCGAGCATGAACGCGCTCTCCAGGAGGCCGAACTGGTAGCTGGAGAACTTCAGAACTTCCCTGAAGGAATAGGGCATGAGAACGGCCCCGAAAGGCTGGCCAAAAGCTATCATAAACAGGGCAAAGAACATGAGCGTTCTCAGATACCTGTTCGAGAGCAGGTAGGAGATCCCCTCCCTCAAATCGTCTATAACCTGGGAGAAGCTCTCAAGCTCTCTCGTCTTCCACCCGTACCTTATGAACGCCTCGAACAGGCCGGAGCCGAAGAAGCTGGCCGCGTTGATGAGAATTGCCAGCCTTATTCCGCCCACCGCGTAGATGAAGCCGCCGAGGGCGGGGCCAACCAGCCTAGCTAGTATGTTCATTGAGGAGGTAACCGAGTTTGCCCTCTCAAGCTCGTCAGGCTCTACCAAGTCGGGGAACATCGCACTCGTTGCCGAGCCGAAAAACGCCCCCATGACGGCCATTATAACCTGAACGACTATAAGCTGGCTCAGCCCCAGCAGGTCAAAGGCCAGAACGCTGAAGAGGAGGATCCCCCTTGCAATATCGAACCAGACCATCAACTTCTTTCGGTTGTAGCGGTCTCCAACAACCCCGGCGAAGGGCATGACTATCAGAGCCGGGATCATCTCAGCTAAGATGAACGCCGTCATCATGCCCCCGCTGTGGGTCTTGTCCAGGACATAGAGGGGTAAAGCGACGTCCTGAACCGCCCAACCGAGCTGGGAAACAAAGCGTCCCACCGCGAAGAGCCAGAAGTTCTTGTTGAGGCTCATGGTTCCTCCTCCCTTTCTCCGGCTTATTCAGCATCCCTTGTCCTCTCACTCCCCTTCTACCTTCCGCGCAGGATGAGCAAAAAAGAGAGGATAGTAAATCCTTCTCACAACAATGTTGCCGTTCACCGTGCTGACCTTGACCTCGAACTCGCCCGTGCCGATAACGGGATTCTCGGGATCAGTGCCCTCAAAGGTTACCGCCCCGTTCACGCGACTGGTTCTTATCCTCGCGTCGCAGAAGTCCGAGAGGGAAAGAGTAATGCTCCCGTTCACAGTGCTTATCTTTGCGTTTCCCTCTAGCTCCTCTATCTCGACTTCCATCGGACCGTTGACGCTGCTCGCCTTCAGGGATTTCGCGAGCGCTAAGTGAGCTTTTACCCTTCCGTTCACGTTGCTTATCTCTCCTGCTTTGCAGTCTTCAACCTCTATCCTGCCGTTTACCGTTGAGACCTTCTCAAAGGAGACGTTCCTCGCCCTTATCTCCCCGTTCACGCTGGATGCAATGACGGGGACATTCCTCGGAACCTTGACGATAATCTCGGCCCAGCCGCTCTTTCCGAGCATGTTGAAGAACCTCTTCTTCGGCTTCTCCTTGATGACGAGCTTCCCTCCCCTCCGGTTGATCTCCACCCTAGCGTCCCCGTGGACAGTGTAGCTTACCTCCGCGTGGTCGTTCTCCCAGCCTTCAATCTCCACCTTGCCGTTCACGGCAGATACATCGACTTCCTTCACGTTTTCAAAGATCATTGGAATCACCCCAGATATTTCATCAGCTCGTCTATCAACTCCCTAACGCGTGCGTTGAGTTTGGTTCTGTCTATTCCAAGGCCTTCAACCATCTCAACGCCCTGCTCCTCTACTATCTCCTTCGCCTTCCTCAGAACGAGGTCGCAGGCCTCCCTGCTCTCAATAGTGTGGGTCTTCCCGCCAACGCGGATTCTAACAGTCCCGTCGCTGGCTGAGATTACAACGTCCTCTATCCTCAGCTTTGCCCGTCCTCTGCCGACGGTGACAGAGATATCGCCCGAATGAAGGGAAACGGTCTCGCCGAGGCTCAGCGTTTCGTCACCGCTCCTGTATGTTACTCTATCCCCGGAAACCTCTATAGTGTACTCCTCGGTCTGGATGGTCAGCCTGCCCCCAACTCTGGTGAGCTGGAAGCCGTTGGTGAGCTCCCTGATGGTGAGCATCTCTCCCCTGGGCTTCCACACACGGCCGTCGCGCAACCTCATGGGGCCTATCTTCACCTCCTCCCCCGCTGGAGTGCTTATGACCTCAACAAAGGGCACCTTCACGTACTCGAAGCCGTTGCCCTCGTAGACCTTCACTACTCCGAGGTCAACGACACTCCCCCTGTTCTTGTCGCGGTAGAGCCCCTCAGGGTTGATGAGCTCGTTCGCCCTCTTAACGAAGCCTGGATCTGGAGAGGTCTTCTTTACGGCAATCTTTTCCGAAGTCCATACCGCAACGGGAGAGAGGAGCTTTCTGGTGACCTTTCCTATTGGGGTGTCTGCTTCCACCGTCAGGTCTCCATCAATGACCCAACCCACAGGTTTCCTCCCGAACTTCACGGGATAGGCTTTGCCGCTTCCATTGAGCTTGACATCTCCGAAGGAAGCTCCGTTGAACTCGTAGGCCTTCTTCTCAACCTTCCAATCGAGTCTTTTCTCATCGAACTTGGTCAGGAGGAGGCCCGCTATCGAGAGAACAACGGCGTAGGCGAAAGCCGTGCCCGCTGTGATCACTGCATTCCCGCCTGTGAACGTCTCAGATAATCCAAGCCACTTCCCGAAGAACAGGAAGAGGCTCGTCCAGAAAGCTCCCTTGGCCAGCGCAAAGACAACTCCGCTTATCGTCACGCCGAGCCACTTCCCAACGCTCAGCACCTCGAAGGCGAAGATGAGCGCGATTATCGCGTAAACCATGTAGTCGTTGTAGGCCTCAAGCTTCAGCGGCCCCTTAAAGAGCCAGAGGAGTATCAGAAGGGCAGTGAGGGCCTTTAAGTATTCGGCGATCCTAAGCCTTAAACTTCTCTCTTCATCAAGACCAAACCCGTAGGTCATTCTTCCACCTCCTCAAGTGCCGTGATAATTTCAAGCAGGCGCAAAAACAAACGCCCGTTAGACGAAAGCTCATACTTCTCTCCTTTCTTCACCATTCCAGTCCTCACGAGGAGCTTGAGGTGGTGAGAAACTGTTGGGCTCTCTACCCCGAGGGCTTCCTTGATCTCCTTGAAGCCCATCGGCCCCTCCGCCAGCATCTTCAGAATCCTTATCCTGTCGGGGTTGGCGAGAGCCTTGAGGATCTTCGAGGCTTTTTCCTCATCTATTCCGGGTAAGGCCCCTCCTTCAAGCCGCTTTTTGAGACGGGCCTTTATCGAGAGCATGAGCTCGTCCACGGGATCAATGTTCTCCTCAAGCACCTCCAGCCGCTTCTTTAGCTCCTCCAGCTGGGTTCTCAAATCGTCCATGCTACCACCGGGTACAGATTTTTGTAGTACAATTTTCTGTACTTAATTGGCCAAGTGGGTATATAAAAGTTTATCGGTTGGCAGAGAAGCGCTACCAGCCAACAGAAAAAGAGGGAGATAAAACACAAGCACCCACTAAAATTCAGGGGTTGGTTCATAGACTCCGCTCAGGATCTTGTATGTGGGAGAAGAACTGCTCCAATCGAAAATCAAGAAGAGAAAACTGGAAAAGGGGCAGAGACTTCAAACGTGCCTGGTGTAGAGGGTCTTCCTGCCTTCAGCTTGGGCCCTCTTGATGGCCTTCTCGACGAGGGCCTTGACCTCAGCCTCGAGGGCGTCGTAGAACTCCGGGCTGACCCTCATCTCGGGGTCGACGCTCTTGACGAACTCCTTAACCTTGGACTTAACAAGCATCTCAGCCATGGCTAACACCTCCTTATTGGCCTTTGAGGCCGATAACTGTGCACCTTTGACCTTTATAACTCTTCCTCTTCTGAGCCCCAGAAAAGATTAAATCAGATTAGGGAGTACTTATCTCGGTGAGCGGATGAGGGTCGTTCTCATAGACGGCGAACACTATCCAGATGTTACTAGATGGGCAATTCAGAAGCTTGGTGATGTCTGCTGTGCTGTTTTCTTAGGAGGAACAGAGAAGATAGGCAGTTTAAAGGCGCTCGAGGAAAAAATCGGCGTTCCTCTATACCATTCTCCCAACTATCTGGATTCACTCAAGAGAGCGGTCATCGAGAACGACGCTAATGAAGTTGTCGATTTAAGTGACGAACCAGTCCTGACGTACGAAGACCGGTTTAGAATAGCTTCTCTCTGCATGTTCCTAGGGGTTACTTACAGGGGAGCCGATTTTACTTTCACGCCGAAACCACTAAAGAAACCCAGAAAGCCAAGCATATCAATCATAGGAACAGGGAAGAGGGTTGGAAAGACAGCTGTTAGCGGGTTTGTGGCGAGAACCCTCAAAGAAGTTGCACGCCCGGTCATCGTGACGATGGGCAGAGGAGGCCCTGAAGAGCCCGAACTCATAGACGGCGAGAAAATTGAGATAACCCCCCAGTTCCTTCTCAAAGTAGCGGAGGAAGGGAAACATGCTGCCTCGGATCACTTTGAGGACGCTTTGACTTCAGGGGTGACGACCATCGGTTGCCGGAGATGTGGCGGTGGAATGGCGGGCTTCCCATTCTTTGACGTTGTGGACAGAGGTGTTGAGCTCGCTGAGAGCCTTCCCCATGACCTCATAATCCTCGAGGGAAGCGGGGCAACGTTCCCAGCCTACAGGGCTGATGCGTACATTCTCATAATCGGCGGAAGGCAGAAAACGGAGTTCCTGCGGGGCTACTTCGGGCCGTTTAGAATAGCTCTCGCAGACTTGATAGTCGTAACCATGTCCGACGAAATAAGCCCTGAGAAGAGAGAAGAAATCAGAAAAATCGTTGAGAAAATAAACCCAAAAGCTGATTTGCACTTCACGGCGTTCCTTCCAAGGCCCCTGGGCAAGGTTTCTGGCAAAAGGCTCGGTTTAGTCATGACATCTCAGAGCGCATTACCCAAGGCTAAGGAACACCTTGAGAAGCTTGGGGCAGAGGTCGTTGCAACTTCAGGAAACCTATCGAACAGGCTGAAGCTGAGAGAAGACCTAGAGAAGTTTAGAGGTATCGATGCCGTGGCGGTGGAGCTCAAGGCGGCGGCCGTTGATGTGGTGACGAAGTGGGCGCTGGAGAGGGGCATCGGGGTTATATACCTTGACAACGAACCCGTGAATATAGACGGCAAAGACCTGAGGAAATCAGTCTTGGAGCTTGGAAAAAGAGTCCTGGGGAGGAGACCATGATTATAGTAACGGACAGTGAGAGGAGGGTTAGGCTCCCCTTCTCAAGGGGTATACTCACACGCTCTATAACGCTCGCTGGAATAGATGTGGGTATAGCCTACGCCATAGCCACTGAGGTTCAGAAGGAGCTCGAACGGAAGGGGAAGAAGTCGGTAACCACCGACGAGATAAGGGAACTGACATACCAGAAGCTCCTTGAAAAAGGTCTTAGAGAGGAGGCTAAGAGGTATCTCTTCTGGCGCGAGCTGAGGAAGAGAAAGGTCAGGCTGACGGTTCTTCTTGGCGGAGCAACCGGAGTTGGGAAGTCCACGATAGCGACCGAGCTGGCCTTCAGGCTTGGGATACGGAGCATAATCGGGACTGACACGATAAGGGAGGTTATGAGGAAAATAATAGCCAAGGAGCTTCTCCCAGACATCCACGTTTCTTCCTTCCTTGCCGAAAATGTAGTAAAAGCCCCCAGAAACTCTGACCCGCTCATCTACGGCTTTGAGACCCAGGTTAAGCACGTTTCAGTTGGAATAAAGGCCGTCCTCGAGAGAGCAAGGAGGGAAGGTCTAAACACCCTGATAGAGGGCATCCACGTCGTTCCCGGCTTTGTTGAGCCAAGAGAAGACGAGTTTATGTACATAATCGCGGTGCTGAAGAAAGAGCACCTCATAGCCCACTTCTACGAGCGCGCCCGATACTCCCAGAGGAACGCAGAAAAGTACGTTAAACACGTGGACAGGATAATGCGCATCCAGGAGTACCTTGTTGAGCGGGCAAGAGAGCATGGAATCCCCGTTATTGAGAACGTGGAGCTTGAGAGCACCGTTTCCACGATTCTCGCTGACATGATGAAAAAGCTGGAAGAAAAGGGAGTTTAGGTCTTTTTCCTCTTCCAAATCCCGAGGAGCTTCCTGCTGCCCCACGTGGACTGCACCTCCCAGACGACTACCATGTTCGTATAAATGTCAACCAGGTTGAAGCTGTTTCCAAACGGGTTCCTGTGGAGCTCCCAGCTGACCGATCCAGCGTTGACTATTGGAGTGTTCTCTATCTTCACTCCGAAGGCGTTTCCGCCGTGGCCAGTAAGGACCAGCTCCGTCCCCTCATCGGTCAGAACCTTCAGGACGTCCCCAGCATCCTCGAGGAAGCCTATCTCCCTGCTCCTTGGAATGGGAATGACGTTGTGGTGCATGACCACTATCCTGAACTTGCCTTCGTATTCTCTGAGCGCGTTCCTGAG encodes the following:
- the metG gene encoding methionine--tRNA ligase — its product is MVRYMVTSALPYANGPIHAGHLAGAYLPADIFVRYLRLKGEEVLFICGTDEHGTPITFRALKEGRSPREIVDEFHEHIKTTFERAKISFDFFGRTELPVHYRISQEFFLKALENGHLVKKVSKQAYCEHDKMFLPDRYVIGTCPYCGAENQRGDQCEVCGHPLTPEILINPRCNICGNPITFKDSAHYYIRMKNFEERLRKWVESQEHWKPNVRNTVLGWINEGLEDRAITRDLDWGIPVPLDDEDVKGKVLYVWFEAPIGYISITVEHLKREGKENEWKKFWLNLDGQTRVIHFIGKDNIPFHAIFWPAFLMAYGKYKDDEVEAKWNLPYDIPANEYLNLEGKKFSTSRNWAIWVHEFLDVWPADYLRYYLTAIMPETRDSDFSFEDFKKKINEELVNNLGNFVHRAMTFVNRYFDGVVPERGDLNDLDRQAFEEIEKAFNEVGELISNYRFKDALKRVMELAIFGNRYFDHQKPWKTAKENRERTATTVNVSLQIVKALGILLEPFLPDASEKIWHLLNLEEVKKWEFTELPAGHRVRKAFPMFRKVTDGEIIYFIVNYIGRGNPDSAKILLNKYYKQEDVVKVTLERFGEKRKDEALALLKSIYGDEFKGEKPEKAGKAEKKENVKGGKKMEYVSFDEFARLDLRVGKIIEVKDHPNADRLYVVKVDLGDEVRQLVAGLKKYYKPEELLNRYVVIIANLEPKKLRGVESQGMLLAADDGERVALLMPDKEVKLGARIR
- a CDS encoding RAD55 family ATPase yields the protein MITARISTGIPGLDIMLNGGLIPGRTYLVKGAPGTGKTTLAMHFAMAGVSNGESVLYITLEEPGENIKQDFSRMGFDVYNDNFTLIDATPTTEHYVLVEDFFESFAKNLNKLTDAIKEQFKTRRYSRVVVDPITMLKFATSDELEYRKAFLTFVKTMMRLKTTVIITAESKQADIEEYLVNGVIELEIFQKEGRLERALKITKFRGSGFDNVIRPYEITERGMVVYPDKSVV
- a CDS encoding translation initiation factor eIF-2B alpha/beta/delta subunit family protein (eIF-2BA; catalyzes the binding of GTP to IF2) codes for the protein MLPPKIRSLLEDMRVERIRGASWMAQKGAEAYLLLADLLEGNELKNALQEMREELPKVNPTMASLYNLVRFIPVTDDPYLLKSRAEEFLKLIHEAKKEIGNIGSELIDNGDVVITHSFSSAVLEVFASAKMKGRSFRVILTESAPDFEGLALANELSALGISYEVITDAQVGLFSKEATLALVGADNVTRDGAVINKAGTYPLALACYDNSVPFYVAAESFKFHPELNSGDVELVERPYARNGHRVRNILFDVTPWKYIRGIITELGILVPPKEI
- a CDS encoding DNRLRE domain-containing protein, translated to MKRSALVLMVLLLLSIIPAWAVKPVTAAQTSVQLSPTDDAYVTDGDPTSNFGSYYGLYVGTYYQDHSNYRAYLKFDLSGLPENAVIVSATLHAYTYSGSYSKDVNISVYAVQDDSWNESTITWDTKPPEGQWLDRDLVDPAGDHWSVWNVTEFVKSEFNGDKIVSFVLISDSEGKLTERISYNSKESKYTDERPYLEIIYEVPEGPQYQPIKEIRDNWVDGKFVITSGIVIGTRTTGFFIQNGTEPNSGIYVYTGSTPNVEVGDIVQVNGTTDTWKGLYEITDPTYKVVGKTELPEPVLIKADDMDDRYQSMLVKLEWVKVEDFDGKAVIISDDTGSLLLYDYYGIMDVTPGKRLEYVVGIGYKYNVIEVYPIDYKVYVPPIRIASLNASTPLTEGITGAFSVTILNNGTLANNVTLTVKMNDEIVVNVTRELQSEEEYTHMFYYTPRKAGTLKVEVNLYDDTNSLLDSLIYEFVVNPNPNSVAFGLLIRYSNEYQKDLSDLNGLYANFTEVVTKLRDYGVNFDPKLAKKIEQINENYEIVNEEYTLYNTFLSSAGTSGFYLSPMIHIRKALFLGWEVKEQILEILPTLEAALEKIEEEMAQPAPSPAPENETATNQTEVPVNQTTPAPSTNVTTNITISIPSVLIDASHNQYYVNKVGVNSLIDKIKSELNWDVEISYEPLTYDRIKDYDVVVILNPANDLTDEEISALREYVEEGGGLIVAGDWYKYVNPSLNKLLEGYGITFEITELMDDDHNSGRPYYPYVGVYNRNIPITKFIPDGHEMYYNGNTLRVSGDAVWVIRAFETSYAVDADGNVVHEKGSQPIVAAAVEVGKGRIVAYGSSKGFSDSYGGRYIESTWPFIKGALLWLAGEI
- a CDS encoding cob(I)yrinic acid a,c-diamide adenosyltransferase, which gives rise to MPITTKTGDKGLTGLFTGDRVAKFSPIMEANGTIDELDSFIGEAKHYVLEGMVEILEKIQIQLYDLMAELASKGKYSKVGEEEVKWLEELIHQYEDEVQLKSFVLPGSTIASAKLDVCRAIARRAERNVAKLVLDYGFGHNALVYLNRLSDLLYIMARAIEKREGKLKEVK